The Paenibacillus sophorae genome has a segment encoding these proteins:
- a CDS encoding DUF3737 family protein translates to MRKSIDEHIFAGERALFYEQELFIKNSIFEHGESPLKESRDIEVEQSIFKWKYPLWYSKTANIHDSVILDSARAGIWYTDQVRISHTTIEAPKTFRRSTDITLDHVDMPNASETFWMCDGVSLSDVSAKGDYFAMNASNIKAKNLRLTGNYSFDGCKDVEITGAKLLSKDAFWNCENVVVSDTFITGEYIGWNSRNLTFVNCTIESLQGFCYIDGLTLKNCRLLKTNLAFEYCKNISADITTTIDSIKNPISGVINAEGIGEIIFDDPQIDPKNTCITFGRCETCRMPLTR, encoded by the coding sequence ATGAGGAAATCTATAGATGAACATATTTTTGCAGGTGAGCGTGCGCTCTTTTATGAGCAAGAGCTTTTTATTAAAAATTCAATTTTTGAACATGGGGAATCGCCACTCAAAGAGTCCCGCGATATCGAGGTAGAGCAAAGTATTTTCAAGTGGAAATATCCCCTTTGGTATAGCAAAACTGCCAATATCCATGACAGCGTCATATTGGATAGCGCCAGGGCTGGTATCTGGTACACCGATCAGGTTCGTATCAGCCATACCACGATTGAAGCTCCCAAAACCTTTCGCCGTTCCACCGACATTACCCTTGACCATGTAGATATGCCAAACGCCAGCGAGACATTTTGGATGTGTGATGGCGTATCCCTCAGTGATGTGAGCGCAAAGGGTGACTATTTCGCCATGAACGCTTCCAATATTAAAGCGAAAAACCTCCGTCTTACTGGGAACTACTCTTTTGACGGTTGTAAAGACGTTGAAATAACCGGAGCCAAGCTACTCTCTAAAGATGCGTTTTGGAATTGCGAAAATGTGGTTGTTTCCGATACTTTCATCACCGGGGAGTATATTGGCTGGAATTCTCGCAATTTAACCTTCGTGAATTGCACCATTGAGAGCTTGCAGGGCTTCTGTTACATCGACGGCCTGACGCTGAAAAATTGCCGCTTGTTGAAAACAAATCTGGCGTTTGAATACTGCAAAAACATCTCGGCAGACATCACCACCACCATAGACAGTATCAAAAACCCAATCAGCGGCGTTATCAATGCGGAGGGAATCGGTGAAATCATCTTTGACGATCCGCAGATTGACCCGAAAAACACCTGTATTACCTTTGGGAGGTGTGAAACGTGCCGCATGCCTTTGACAAGGTAA
- a CDS encoding cyclophilin-like fold protein, with product MKKLFVLFLAVITILTLAACGNGNNASNHTEQPQNSSQSLTEGTTAKNEGSAAPSDDRTVGDDNRVRVASDGARMQTDNPNVATHVLEGGTKINMHFGDVVIPGTLNDSITAQNLISKLPYTVYVNRYSHDFCGVMDDPLEYREEDVHYGWFNGDIDFATDANYFTILFEDEEKSEQYGYQVNIGKIDSDLSVISKLTGSYDVLIELAK from the coding sequence ATGAAAAAACTATTCGTGTTATTCCTCGCAGTAATAACGATATTAACGCTTGCTGCCTGCGGCAACGGAAATAACGCCTCTAATCACACCGAGCAGCCACAGAACAGCAGCCAGTCCCTGACAGAAGGTACAACTGCAAAAAATGAGGGATCCGCCGCTCCCTCTGATGACCGAACGGTAGGTGATGACAATCGGGTGCGTGTGGCATCTGATGGTGCCCGGATGCAGACAGATAACCCCAATGTAGCGACTCATGTCTTGGAGGGTGGCACAAAGATTAATATGCATTTTGGTGATGTGGTGATACCCGGTACGCTGAACGACAGCATTACGGCACAGAATTTAATTTCCAAGCTGCCTTATACAGTGTATGTAAACCGTTATTCCCACGATTTCTGCGGTGTAATGGACGATCCGCTAGAGTACAGGGAGGAAGATGTTCATTATGGCTGGTTCAATGGTGACATTGACTTTGCAACCGATGCAAATTATTTCACCATTCTTTTTGAAGATGAAGAAAAATCCGAACAATATGGTTATCAAGTGAATATCGGAAAAATTGACAGTGATTTATCGGTAATCAGTAAACTGACGGGGAGCTATGATGTGCTGATTGAACTGGCTAAATAA
- a CDS encoding MalY/PatB family protein → MPHAFDKVTDRWGSYSMKWDVGENELPMWVADMDFETAPAVLEALRRKVDRGIFGYTIMPDEYRQAVGGWWTRRHQFPIEQDWILFATGVVPAISSIVRKMTDVGENVLIQPPVYNIFYNSIRNNGRNLLKNNLIYREGQYSIDFDDLERKLADPQTTLMILCNPHNPIGKVWDRDTLARIGELCAKYRVLVLSDEIHCDLTDPGVTYTPFASVSNLCAENSITCIAPSKAFNLAGLQAASVVVPNLYIRHKVNRGLKTDEVGEPNAFAIEATIAAFTQGDAWLDELRGYIKDNKNIAADYIRRHIPQIQIVQSEATYLLWMDCYRITCDAGRLCEVIRNETGLHLSSGSDYGQNGQSFLRMNLGTQQSRVLEGLERLNQGVQRYEDKKGG, encoded by the coding sequence GTGCCGCATGCCTTTGACAAGGTAACAGACCGCTGGGGTTCCTATTCCATGAAGTGGGACGTAGGCGAAAATGAGCTGCCCATGTGGGTGGCCGACATGGACTTTGAAACCGCTCCTGCTGTGCTGGAGGCCCTTCGTCGGAAAGTGGACAGAGGAATATTCGGTTATACCATCATGCCGGATGAATACCGTCAGGCTGTGGGCGGTTGGTGGACCAGACGACATCAGTTCCCCATCGAACAGGATTGGATTCTCTTTGCAACTGGCGTGGTGCCAGCCATTTCCTCCATCGTCAGGAAGATGACCGATGTGGGCGAAAATGTGCTGATCCAGCCTCCGGTTTATAATATCTTCTATAACTCTATACGGAATAACGGACGGAACCTGCTGAAAAACAATCTAATTTACAGGGAGGGTCAATACAGCATTGATTTTGATGATCTGGAGCGCAAGCTGGCCGACCCGCAAACCACGCTGATGATTTTGTGCAATCCCCATAACCCCATCGGTAAGGTATGGGACAGAGATACGCTCGCCCGGATCGGTGAATTGTGTGCAAAGTACCGGGTGTTGGTGCTTTCTGATGAAATCCATTGTGACCTCACCGATCCAGGAGTAACATACACCCCATTTGCTTCCGTATCAAACCTGTGCGCCGAAAACAGCATCACCTGCATTGCTCCCTCAAAGGCATTTAATTTGGCCGGATTGCAGGCGGCCAGCGTAGTTGTTCCCAACCTCTACATTCGGCATAAGGTCAACCGGGGACTGAAAACCGATGAAGTGGGGGAGCCAAATGCCTTTGCCATAGAAGCCACCATTGCTGCCTTTACCCAAGGTGATGCATGGTTGGATGAATTACGAGGTTATATTAAGGATAACAAGAACATCGCAGCAGACTATATTCGACGCCATATCCCTCAGATACAGATTGTTCAGTCCGAAGCAACCTATCTTCTCTGGATGGATTGCTACCGGATTACCTGTGACGCAGGCCGATTGTGCGAGGTGATTCGAAATGAAACCGGACTGCATTTATCATCTGGTTCGGATTACGGACAGAATGGGCAATCCTTTCTCCGAATGAACCTTGGTACCCAGCAAAGCCGAGTTTTGGAGGGCTTAGAAAGGTTAAACCAAGGGGTGCAACGATATGAAGATAAAAAAGGAGGATAA
- a CDS encoding LysR family transcriptional regulator translates to MDIRVLRYFLTVAREENISNAAKSLHVTQPTLSRQLMELESDLGIKLFLRSSGNRTITLTEEGMLLRKRAEEILDLVEKTESELMAPGESISGNIHIGSGETHVISLLSKEIKGIREEHPDIHFHFFSGNADNVTERLDHGLIDFGVLAEPSNISKYNSIFLPATDTWGLLMRKDHPLAEKESIEASDLWDIPLINSSQRLTSNAFSKWLKDDYEKLNLVATYTLLYNASLLVKDNIGCALCLDKIISTSEDSELCFRPLIPKLEARWHIVWKKYQVFSKPSEFFLNKLQEAFIGK, encoded by the coding sequence ATGGATATAAGAGTGCTGCGTTATTTTTTGACTGTTGCCAGAGAGGAAAATATCTCAAACGCTGCGAAAAGCCTTCATGTAACACAACCGACACTTTCCCGTCAACTCATGGAATTGGAATCAGATTTGGGCATAAAACTGTTTTTGCGCAGCAGCGGGAACCGAACCATCACATTGACAGAAGAAGGAATGCTGCTACGTAAACGAGCGGAAGAAATATTGGACTTGGTAGAAAAAACAGAATCAGAGCTCATGGCACCGGGAGAGAGCATTAGCGGTAATATACACATCGGCAGCGGAGAAACCCATGTAATCAGTCTGCTATCCAAGGAAATCAAAGGCATCCGGGAGGAACATCCCGATATACACTTTCACTTTTTCAGTGGAAATGCGGATAACGTAACGGAGCGGCTGGATCATGGTCTGATTGATTTTGGTGTTTTGGCCGAGCCGTCTAACATTTCAAAATATAACTCGATTTTTCTGCCCGCTACGGATACTTGGGGACTTCTTATGCGGAAGGATCATCCTCTGGCCGAGAAAGAATCCATTGAAGCCAGTGATTTATGGGATATTCCTCTTATCAATTCAAGTCAGCGGCTAACAAGTAACGCGTTTTCAAAATGGCTGAAAGATGACTACGAAAAACTGAATCTCGTAGCTACCTACACACTTCTTTATAACGCATCACTTTTGGTAAAAGACAATATCGGCTGTGCGCTATGCCTTGATAAGATTATCAGTACCTCGGAGGACAGTGAGCTTTGTTTCCGGCCGCTGATACCCAAGCTGGAAGCCCGCTGGCATATCGTCTGGAAAAAGTATCAGGTATTTTCCAAGCCTTCGGAATTCTTCTTAAACAAATTGCAAGAAGCATTTATCGGAAAATAA
- a CDS encoding MFS transporter, translating to MTKHNKWIVLILAIGVFSILNTEMGVIGILPLIADHYHVSISQAGLVVSLFALAVAVSGPTMPLLFSGFNRKKVMLLVLGIFILGNIISAFTSNFTILLFARVIPAFFHPIYVSLAFTVAASSVSKEEVPKAVSRVFIGVSAGMVLGVPVSSLIASATSLGTAMLFFAVVNAIVFIATFLLVPSLPVKERLSYGAQLSVLKKSITWLSLIAVILMNGAVFGVYSFLAEYLETITKLSWNAISFMLLLFGGANIIGNIIAGKLLINNAIKSAVSFPFALVAVYVILFLTGQFSVPMALTTLVWGIIAGIGANLNQYWITSAAPEAPDFANGLFLTAANLGTTFGAAAGGLLISGMGTEYVVWVGILFVILSLVFILLRNYLSTLNRAGLVSGVKED from the coding sequence ATGACGAAACACAATAAATGGATTGTATTAATATTGGCCATTGGCGTATTTAGCATTTTAAATACCGAAATGGGTGTGATCGGGATCTTGCCTTTAATTGCTGATCATTACCATGTCAGTATATCCCAAGCGGGGTTGGTCGTGAGTCTCTTTGCGCTCGCTGTTGCAGTATCCGGTCCAACGATGCCTTTATTGTTCTCGGGTTTTAATCGGAAAAAGGTCATGTTGCTTGTGCTTGGTATTTTTATTCTGGGCAACATTATATCGGCATTCACATCAAACTTTACCATATTGCTATTTGCCCGTGTGATACCTGCCTTTTTCCATCCCATCTATGTTTCCTTGGCTTTTACAGTAGCTGCTTCGTCAGTCAGCAAGGAAGAAGTCCCAAAAGCTGTTTCCAGGGTGTTTATTGGAGTATCTGCAGGTATGGTGCTTGGTGTGCCGGTCTCTAGTTTAATTGCAAGTGCAACTTCGTTAGGAACGGCGATGTTATTCTTTGCTGTCGTGAATGCGATTGTATTCATTGCCACCTTCCTATTGGTGCCATCTTTGCCTGTTAAGGAAAGACTTTCTTACGGTGCGCAATTAAGCGTATTAAAAAAATCAATAACCTGGCTTTCTCTGATCGCTGTCATTTTAATGAATGGAGCCGTATTCGGAGTATACAGCTTCCTTGCCGAGTATCTTGAAACTATTACGAAGCTTTCATGGAATGCCATCAGCTTCATGTTACTCCTATTCGGCGGGGCGAATATTATTGGAAACATTATTGCAGGGAAGCTGCTTATTAACAATGCCATCAAATCTGCAGTGTCTTTTCCTTTCGCATTAGTAGCTGTTTACGTCATATTATTCTTAACAGGACAGTTCAGTGTGCCGATGGCTTTAACGACTTTGGTTTGGGGAATCATCGCGGGTATAGGAGCCAATCTTAATCAATACTGGATTACGTCTGCGGCTCCGGAGGCTCCTGATTTCGCTAATGGATTATTTTTGACAGCCGCTAACTTGGGAACTACATTTGGCGCCGCTGCAGGCGGATTATTGATTTCAGGCATGGGGACAGAATACGTCGTATGGGTAGGAATTTTATTTGTGATTTTGAGTTTGGTATTCATTTTACTCAGAAACTACCTGTCCACTTTAAATCGGGCTGGGCTTGTTTCGGGGGTAAAGGAGGACTAA
- a CDS encoding cyclophilin-like fold protein encodes MKRKQTSHFISLMLGIVLIFCMATPAFAADYNDVADNVWYHTAIDYVNENNLMAGTGGGNFEPETPITRAMLVTVLHRIEGSPIVSGNGGFSDVPVGSYYTSAVVWAKTNQIITGIGDGKFAPYSLITREQFATILYRYAEAKSYDTSAYATFDGYADASQVSPFAETAMHWMVGSQNMQGSGGRLLPFGSTTRAQAAAMLMRFMENIAKGESAEPTVPPQPTEPERPAPRVPALPEREEMIAMNIKVGNTTFTAKLYDNETTRAFIEQLPMTVRMSELNGREKYYDFPNNLPVGSTEKPATIHAGDIMLWSSNTLVLFYTTFSNSYGGYVKLGYIEDISGLTSALGTGSVQVTYSIND; translated from the coding sequence ATGAAGAGAAAACAGACATCACATTTCATTAGTCTGATGCTGGGAATTGTTTTAATTTTTTGTATGGCTACCCCTGCTTTCGCGGCAGACTATAATGATGTAGCAGACAACGTATGGTATCATACCGCCATAGACTATGTGAACGAGAATAACTTGATGGCCGGTACCGGGGGAGGAAACTTCGAGCCGGAAACACCTATTACCCGCGCAATGCTTGTTACGGTACTGCACCGCATCGAAGGTTCTCCGATAGTATCAGGTAACGGTGGTTTTTCAGATGTTCCCGTTGGCAGCTACTACACTTCAGCCGTAGTTTGGGCAAAAACAAATCAGATCATTACTGGTATAGGCGACGGAAAATTTGCACCATACAGCCTGATTACCCGTGAGCAATTCGCAACGATCTTGTACCGTTACGCCGAGGCGAAGAGCTATGACACCTCCGCTTATGCAACATTTGATGGTTATGCCGACGCATCGCAGGTCAGCCCCTTTGCAGAAACTGCTATGCACTGGATGGTGGGCTCCCAGAACATGCAGGGCAGTGGCGGCAGGCTGTTGCCCTTTGGCTCTACCACCCGCGCCCAGGCTGCAGCAATGCTTATGCGCTTTATGGAAAACATAGCGAAAGGAGAATCTGCAGAACCGACTGTTCCTCCACAGCCCACAGAACCTGAACGCCCAGCTCCAAGGGTTCCTGCACTACCCGAAAGAGAGGAAATGATTGCCATGAATATCAAGGTTGGTAATACTACTTTCACTGCAAAACTGTATGATAATGAAACAACAAGGGCATTTATTGAACAGCTGCCGATGACAGTCAGAATGTCAGAACTGAATGGTCGGGAAAAATACTATGATTTCCCTAATAATCTGCCTGTTGGGTCAACAGAAAAGCCGGCAACAATCCATGCAGGCGATATCATGCTATGGTCCTCCAACACCCTGGTACTTTTCTATACTACATTTTCCAATTCATACGGTGGTTACGTTAAGCTCGGATATATAGAAGACATCTCCGGTCTTACATCGGCACTTGGGACTGGGAGCGTTCAGGTCACATATTCCATTAATGACTAA
- a CDS encoding SDR family NAD(P)-dependent oxidoreductase yields MSKDQQVALVTGGNRGIGYELVKQLALNGFRVILTSRDPETGYAAVQQLKESNLDVSVMVMDVDNQESIRQSAITVNERYGRLDVLINNAGVYLDENEKLLNLEPSILERTMATNFFGAYHVIRSFISLMEKQGYGRIINVSSEYGAMSEMSYQGVGAYKLSKLVLNGLTRLVAAEIKGDIKINVVDPGWVSSDMGGPSAPRTPKQAAESILWLATIGPEGPSGKFFRDGTQIPW; encoded by the coding sequence ATGTCAAAGGATCAACAAGTTGCCCTTGTTACCGGCGGGAATCGAGGAATTGGGTATGAGCTGGTCAAACAATTGGCTCTGAATGGTTTTAGAGTCATTTTGACAAGTCGGGATCCAGAGACAGGGTATGCAGCAGTGCAACAGCTAAAGGAGTCAAATCTGGACGTTTCGGTTATGGTGATGGATGTAGATAATCAAGAAAGCATCCGTCAATCTGCGATTACAGTAAATGAGCGGTATGGAAGATTAGACGTATTGATTAATAATGCTGGCGTTTATTTGGACGAAAATGAAAAGTTATTGAATCTGGAACCTTCAATTCTAGAGAGAACCATGGCAACTAATTTCTTCGGCGCTTACCATGTGATTCGTTCCTTTATTTCCCTCATGGAAAAACAAGGCTATGGGAGAATTATTAATGTTTCCTCCGAATATGGAGCGATGAGCGAAATGTCATATCAAGGAGTAGGCGCTTATAAGTTGTCTAAGCTTGTCCTAAATGGATTGACACGATTGGTAGCTGCAGAAATCAAGGGTGATATAAAAATAAACGTGGTTGATCCGGGATGGGTAAGCTCAGATATGGGTGGACCATCGGCTCCAAGAACTCCTAAGCAAGCTGCTGAGTCTATCCTTTGGTTAGCGACGATAGGACCTGAAGGACCTTCCGGAAAGTTCTTTAGAGATGGAACACAAATCCCTTGGTAA
- a CDS encoding alpha/beta hydrolase: protein MEEKLTLVEEWDKTFPKSDKVNHCKVTFHNRYGITLAADLYSPKNAEEKLPAIAVCGPFGAVKEQSSGLYAQTLAERGFLTIGFDPSFTGESGGSPRYVASPDINTEDFQAAVDFLSAQDNVDPEKIGIVGICGWGGMALNAAAIDTRIKATVASTMYDMTRVNAKGYFDAEDSENARYEKRKALNAQRTADYKNGEYARAGGVVDPLPADAPSFVKDYYDYYKTSRGYHKRSLNSNDGWNVTSSLSFLNMPILQYSSEIRSAVLIVHGEKAHSCYLGKDAFEKLTGDNKELMIIPGAVHTDLYDQIDVIPFDKLETFFNENLK from the coding sequence ATGGAAGAAAAATTGACTTTAGTTGAAGAATGGGACAAAACATTCCCCAAAAGTGATAAGGTTAATCATTGCAAAGTCACTTTTCATAATCGCTATGGTATTACACTAGCTGCTGATTTGTATTCACCGAAAAATGCAGAAGAAAAACTGCCTGCTATCGCAGTATGCGGCCCGTTTGGAGCAGTAAAAGAGCAATCTTCTGGTTTGTATGCACAAACGCTGGCAGAAAGAGGCTTTTTAACGATTGGTTTCGACCCATCATTCACAGGTGAGAGCGGTGGCAGTCCCAGATATGTAGCGTCCCCGGATATCAATACAGAGGATTTTCAGGCGGCTGTAGATTTCCTGTCCGCTCAAGACAATGTTGACCCGGAAAAAATCGGTATTGTCGGTATCTGTGGATGGGGAGGAATGGCATTAAATGCAGCAGCCATTGATACACGAATCAAGGCGACGGTTGCATCTACTATGTATGACATGACCCGTGTAAATGCAAAAGGATATTTCGACGCAGAGGACAGTGAAAACGCCCGATATGAGAAGCGCAAAGCCTTGAATGCACAGAGAACTGCTGACTATAAGAATGGAGAATATGCAAGAGCCGGTGGCGTTGTAGATCCTCTGCCGGCAGACGCGCCTTCCTTCGTAAAAGATTATTATGACTACTATAAGACGAGCCGCGGGTATCACAAGAGATCTTTGAATTCAAATGATGGTTGGAATGTAACCTCCTCTTTGTCATTTTTGAATATGCCTATTTTACAATATAGCAGCGAAATTCGCAGTGCAGTATTGATTGTTCACGGCGAAAAGGCACACTCCTGTTACTTGGGCAAAGACGCCTTTGAAAAACTGACCGGCGATAATAAGGAATTGATGATTATTCCGGGTGCTGTTCATACTGACCTATATGATCAAATAGATGTGATTCCCTTTGACAAGTTGGAAACGTTTTTTAATGAAAACTTAAAGTAA
- a CDS encoding cyclophilin-like fold protein, giving the protein MQIVIKSNGNTIVFKLNNSQAAKDLYNQLPLTIQVQNYSNNEKIFYPPETLDTSNATEASGEAGSLAYYDPWGDVVMFYRSFSPSPGGRLYELGQAVSGSDNIQNLTGAIEISKE; this is encoded by the coding sequence ATGCAGATAGTCATTAAGTCCAATGGGAACACCATCGTTTTTAAGCTTAACAACAGTCAGGCGGCAAAAGATCTCTATAATCAGTTGCCCCTGACAATTCAGGTACAGAATTACAGCAACAATGAAAAAATCTTTTATCCCCCGGAAACACTGGATACCAGCAATGCAACAGAGGCCAGCGGTGAGGCGGGGAGTCTTGCGTATTATGATCCATGGGGCGATGTGGTCATGTTTTACAGATCGTTCAGCCCAAGCCCCGGCGGTAGGCTTTATGAGCTGGGGCAGGCAGTATCCGGCAGCGACAACATCCAAAACCTGACCGGCGCCATTGAGATCAGCAAAGAATGA
- a CDS encoding aldo/keto reductase, producing MKIWKATLSVICAFSLLLTAAGCSAGSTETPSSVKPSASSNSSDNANETSNSNAKDENMTSQDVGVFNFETKTVLLNSGYEMPILGMGTYSLSDEECFNSVTAFLDAGGRLIDTAYMYHNEESVGRAIRASSVPREEIFVITKLYPNQFDNAEAAIEQALAKLDIGYIDMMLLHHPGSNDVAAYKAMEQAVADGKIRSIGLSNWYVKELGEFLPQITITPALVQNEIHPYYQENDVIPYIQDLGIVVQGWYPLGGRGYTAELLGNEVISSIAQAHGVTSAQVILRWNLQKSVVVIPGSSNPNHIRENLDLFNFSLTDAEMAKINALDRNEKHDWY from the coding sequence ATGAAAATTTGGAAAGCAACACTAAGCGTTATATGTGCGTTTTCTTTGTTGCTAACCGCTGCGGGGTGTTCAGCGGGTTCAACGGAAACCCCAAGCAGTGTAAAGCCATCTGCCAGCTCAAACTCATCGGACAATGCGAATGAAACGAGTAATTCGAATGCGAAAGATGAAAATATGACAAGCCAAGATGTCGGTGTTTTCAATTTTGAGACCAAGACCGTTTTACTAAACAGCGGATACGAAATGCCCATTTTAGGGATGGGCACCTATAGCCTGTCAGATGAGGAATGCTTTAATTCGGTCACCGCATTTTTAGACGCTGGCGGCAGACTTATTGACACAGCCTATATGTATCACAATGAGGAAAGTGTCGGTCGTGCCATTCGGGCGTCCAGCGTACCCAGGGAAGAAATATTTGTCATAACAAAGCTTTATCCCAATCAGTTCGACAATGCTGAAGCTGCCATTGAGCAGGCCCTCGCAAAACTTGATATTGGCTATATTGATATGATGCTGCTCCATCATCCTGGCTCTAATGATGTGGCGGCATACAAGGCAATGGAGCAGGCAGTAGCAGATGGCAAAATCCGGTCCATCGGACTGTCCAACTGGTATGTGAAAGAACTGGGGGAGTTTCTGCCTCAAATCACCATTACACCAGCTCTTGTCCAGAATGAAATCCACCCCTATTACCAAGAAAACGATGTAATCCCTTACATCCAAGACCTTGGTATCGTTGTGCAGGGCTGGTATCCTTTGGGAGGACGAGGGTATACAGCCGAACTGCTGGGTAATGAGGTGATTTCATCTATCGCACAGGCCCATGGCGTTACTTCTGCACAGGTCATACTTCGATGGAATCTACAAAAAAGCGTTGTGGTCATACCGGGGTCGAGCAATCCGAATCATATCAGAGAAAACCTGGACCTCTTCAACTTCTCTTTGACAGATGCAGAAATGGCAAAAATCAATGCACTTGACCGCAACGAAAAACACGATTGGTATTGA
- a CDS encoding cyclophilin-like fold protein has protein sequence MRKILSLLFCLWIILALAACSGARNELNSGSAQSDIPTSSGGPNNVTEQPSVSPTEKATAETGDNKTEENGVISINITVGSSTFTATLNNNETAKALVAQFPMTLQMNEHNGLEKYYDLSEDLPAASTERPATIHAGDIMGWSGNTLVLFYETHSNSYGGYVPLGRVDNPSNLASALGSGNVQVTWSLAE, from the coding sequence ATGAGGAAAATCTTAAGCTTGCTGTTTTGCCTTTGGATTATATTGGCGTTGGCAGCCTGTAGTGGGGCACGGAATGAGTTGAATTCCGGGTCTGCTCAATCGGATATTCCCACCTCAAGTGGTGGACCCAACAATGTAACAGAGCAGCCATCTGTGTCACCTACGGAAAAAGCAACGGCTGAAACAGGAGATAACAAGACGGAGGAGAATGGCGTCATTTCCATCAATATTACTGTAGGCAGCAGTACATTTACAGCAACATTAAATAACAACGAAACGGCGAAGGCGCTAGTTGCGCAATTTCCTATGACACTCCAGATGAATGAACATAATGGGCTGGAGAAGTATTATGATCTGTCAGAGGATCTTCCTGCCGCATCAACGGAGCGCCCTGCAACTATTCATGCCGGTGACATAATGGGCTGGTCAGGAAACACTCTGGTGCTTTTCTATGAAACCCACTCCAATTCTTACGGCGGTTATGTACCACTGGGAAGAGTGGACAATCCTTCAAACCTGGCATCTGCTCTTGGTTCAGGCAATGTACAAGTAACATGGTCACTTGCTGAATGA
- a CDS encoding aldo/keto reductase, with translation MQYVNLGRSGLKVSRLCLGTMNFGYVTDEQESFRIMDQAIAQGINFFDSADVYGGPQTPDMKKGFGTSEEIIGRWLQKSGRRNDLVIATKCYQPMGLGPNDRRLSAYHIRKACEDSLRRLKTDRIDLYQMHHIDRFTPWEEIWQAMELLVQQGKVLYVGSSNFAGWNIATAQGIANSRHFLGLVSEQSLYNLTARSIELEVIPACRYHGLGILPWSPLAGGLLGGMLKGNLGMRRSALISTAARIRPQLENYEALCERLGMPPAVVALAWLLYNPAVTAPIIGPATVGQLKQNLYALDIRLSDETLRMLNEIWPGPGGEAPEAYAW, from the coding sequence ATGCAATATGTGAATTTAGGAAGATCCGGGCTAAAAGTCAGCCGTCTCTGTCTTGGAACCATGAATTTTGGCTATGTGACAGACGAACAGGAATCGTTTAGGATTATGGACCAAGCGATCGCCCAGGGAATCAATTTCTTTGACAGCGCTGATGTATACGGCGGGCCGCAAACGCCGGATATGAAAAAGGGCTTTGGCACTTCTGAGGAGATCATCGGCCGCTGGCTGCAGAAAAGCGGCAGGCGCAACGACCTGGTGATTGCAACAAAGTGCTATCAGCCAATGGGACTCGGCCCAAATGACAGGCGCTTGTCCGCGTATCACATCAGGAAGGCGTGTGAAGACAGCCTCCGCCGTTTGAAGACCGACCGTATTGATCTGTACCAAATGCACCATATCGACCGATTCACCCCATGGGAGGAAATTTGGCAGGCTATGGAGCTTTTGGTTCAGCAGGGCAAGGTTCTTTATGTCGGCAGCAGCAACTTTGCGGGATGGAACATTGCCACTGCGCAAGGTATTGCGAATTCCCGCCACTTCTTAGGCCTTGTTTCAGAACAGAGCCTGTACAACCTGACTGCCCGCAGCATCGAGCTGGAGGTCATCCCCGCTTGCCGCTATCACGGCTTGGGGATACTCCCATGGAGTCCGTTGGCCGGAGGGCTTTTGGGCGGAATGCTGAAAGGCAATCTTGGCATGCGCCGCTCAGCTTTGATAAGCACGGCTGCAAGAATCCGGCCTCAGCTTGAAAACTATGAGGCTTTATGTGAAAGACTGGGAATGCCTCCGGCAGTAGTGGCCCTTGCCTGGTTACTCTACAATCCCGCTGTAACCGCTCCTATTATAGGTCCGGCAACGGTAGGCCAACTGAAACAAAACCTTTATGCATTGGATATCAGGCTCTCTGATGAGACGCTCCGTATGCTCAATGAAATCTGGCCCGGACCGGGCGGAGAAGCGCCGGAAGCTTATGCCTGGTAA